The Pempheris klunzingeri isolate RE-2024b chromosome 1, fPemKlu1.hap1, whole genome shotgun sequence genome includes a region encoding these proteins:
- the pdpr gene encoding pyruvate dehydrogenase phosphatase regulatory subunit, mitochondrial: MCSCVRSSRALSPVLLPRLLLPQTGYRLAGRSLWTSPHCMAVSGDSQLLPLPSQARVVICGGGIVGTSVAYHLAKLGWTDIVLLEQGRLGAGTTRLCAGIVSVAKPISIECQMADYSNSLYQQLEEETGVKTGYVKTGSLCLAQNQDRFISLKRLASRLKVMGISCNIIKPKEVAKLHPLVNIHDLVGALHLPMDAVVSPPDVNHALAVAAAGQGVQILERTSVQQVLVEKGQVMAVETDRGSIECEYFVNCAGQWAYELGQASEMKVSVPLHGCEHFYLLTKPLQEPLPPSTPVVIDMDGRIYARPWQGGLLSGGFEKNPKPIFTEGRNQLEIQNMQEDWDHFEPMLSALLRRMPGLETAEIHQLVNCPESFTPDMRCLMGETPGVSGYYVLAGMNSSGLAFAGGAGKYLAEWMTYGYPTANVWPLDIKRFGNLQSSRTFLRHRVMEVMPLLYELKVPRWDFQTGRQLRTSPLYDRLDTQGARWMEKHGFERPKYFVPPGKDLLSLDQSKTFYKPDWFDIVGAEVKCCKEAVCVIDMSSFTKFELTSAKDQALDLLQHLCANDLDVPVGHIVHTGMLNERGGYENDCSVVRLSKNSFFIVSPTDQQVHCWSWIKKHMPNDPHLHLEDVSWKYTALNLIGPRAMDVLAELSYVSMTPDHFPSMFCKEMSVGYANGIRVMSMTHTGEPGFMLYIPIEYALHVYNEVMSVGQKYGIRNAGYYALRSLRIEKFFAFWGQDLHAFTTPLECGREFRVKFDKDTDFIGREALLQQRQDGVSRRFVMLVLDDHDTELDLWPWWGEPIYCNGQLAGATTSSAYSYTLERHVCLGFVSPPLGPEGLPTPITPDFINRGDYEVDIAGQRYPAKAKLYPFSSLFTQQKRRKEDIELSNLQGK; the protein is encoded by the exons atGTGCAGCTGTGTGCGGAGCTCCAGGGCTCTGTCCCCAGTCCTGCTCCCCAGGCTGCTGCTTCCCCAGACGGGCTACAGATTGGCCGGCAGGAGCCTCTGGACCTCCCCCCACTGCATGGCTGTCAGTGGAGACTCCCAGTTGCTCCCACTGCCCAGCCAGGCCCGTGTGGTGATCTGTGGAGGAGGCATCGTGGGGACATCTGTAGCCTACCACCTGGCCAAACTGGGCTGGACTGATATAGTGCTGCTGGAACAGGGCAG ACTCGGTGCAGGGACAACCAGACTGTGTGCAGGCATTGTCAGCGTGGCCAAGCCTATTTCCATCGAGTGTCAAATGGCAGACTACTCCAACAGTCTTtatcagcagctggaggaggagactgGGGTTAAAACAG GTTATGTGAAAACAGGGTCTCTGTGTCTGGCACAAAATCAGGATCGTTTCATCTCTTTGAAGCGCCTGGCTTCCAGACTAAA GGTAATGGGGATCAGCTGTAACATCATTAAGCCTAAAGAGGTGGCCAAACTCCACCCTCTTGTTAACATCCATGACCTGGTGGGGGCGCTGCACCTCCCTATGGACGCTGTGGTGTCCCCCCCTGATGTTAACCACGCCctggctgtggctgctgctggacaaG GAGTTCAAATTCTGGAGCGAACCAGTGTTCAGCAAGTTTTGGTAGAAAAGGGTCAAGTGATGGCGGTGGAGACTGACCGCGGCTCCATTGAGTGCGAATACTTCGTCAACTGTGCTGGACAG TGGGCTTACGAGCTAGGCCAAGCTAGTGAGATGAAGGTGTCGGTTCCTCTTCATGGCTGTGAACACTTCTACCTCCTCACCAAACCTCTCCAGGAGCCACTTCCACCCAGCACGCCAG TGGTGATTGATATGGACGGCAGGATATATGCACGGCCATGGCAGGGAGGCCTTCTCTCCGGGGGCTTTGAGAAGAACCCCAAACCCATCTTCACCGAGGGCCGCAACCAGCTGGAGATCCAGAACATGCAGGAGGACTGGGACCACTTTG AGCCGATGCTCAGTGCCTTGCTCAGGAGAATGCCGGGCCTCGAGACGGCTGAGATCCATCAGCTGGTCAACTGTCCGGAGTCCTTCACCCCTGATATGCGCTGCCTGATGGGGGAGACGCCGGGTGTCTCTGGCTACTATGTGCTAGCAGGGATGAACTCCTCTGGCCTGGCCTTCGCTGGAGGAGCCGGAAA GTACCTGGCAGAGTGGATGACCTACGGCTACCCCACTGCCAATGTGTGGCCACTGGACATCAAACGCTTTGGAAACCTGCAGAGCAGCCGAACCTTCCTGCGTCACAGAGTAATGGAAGTCATGC ccCTGCTGTACGAACTAAAGGTTCCTCGCTGGGACTTTCAGACTGGGCGTCAGCTGAGGACCAGCCCTCTGTATGACAGACTGGACACCCAGGGAGCTCGCTGGATGGAGAAACATGGTTTTGAAAGGCCCAAATACTTTGTTCCTCCAGGCAAAG aTCTGCTGTCTCTGGACCAGAGTAAGACTTTCTACAAGCCAGACTGGTTTGACATTGTTGGAGCCGAAGTGAAATGCTGCAAAGAGGCCGTCTGTGTCATTGACATGTCCTCCTTCACCAAGTTTGAACTTACT TCGGCGAAGGACCAGGCTCTGGACCTGCTGCAACATCTGTGTGCCAACGACCTGGATGTTCCCGTCGGACACATCGTCCACACCGGCATGCTGAATGAGAGGGGAGGCTACGAGAACGACTGCAGCGTGGTCCGTCTCAGCAAGAACAG CTTCTTCATTGTTTCCCCGACAGACCAGCAGGTCCACTGTTGGTCCTGGATAAAGAAACACATGCCCAATGACCCGCACCTCCACCTAGAGGATGTCAGCTGGAAGTACACAG CTTTAAATCTGATTGGACCTCGTGCAATGGATGTTCTGGCTGAGCTGTCATATGTTTCCATGACACCGGACCACTTTCCCTCCATGTTCTGTAAG GAGATGAGCGTTGGCTATGCCAATGGGATCAGAGTGATGAGTATGACTCACACTGGGGAGCCAGGTTTCATGCTCTACATACCTATAGAG TATGCACTGCACGTGTACAACGAGGTGATGTCTGTGGGTCAGAAGTATGGAATCCGTAATGCAGGGTACTACGCGCTGCGCAGCCTCCGCATAGAGAAGTTCTTTGCTTTCTGGGGTCAGGACCTCCATGCCTTCACCACCCCGCTGGAGTGTGGACGGGAGTTCAGGGTCAAGTTTGACAAG GACACCGATTTTATTGGTCGTGAGGCCTTGCTGCAGCAGCGCCAGGACGGTGTGTCTCGACGGTTCGTCATGCTCGTCCTGGATGACCACGACACTGAGCTGGACCTGTGGCCGTGGTGGGGCGAGCCCATCTACTGTAACGGTCAGCTAGCGGGGGCGACCACCAGCAGCGCCTACAGCTACACCCTGGAGCGCCACGTCTGCCTCGGCTTTGTATCTCCGCCGCTAGGCCCAGAGGGGCTCCCCACGCCCATCACCCCGGACTTCATCAACCGAGGGGACTACGAGGTGGACATTGCTGGCCAGCGCTACCCAGCCAAAGCCAAACTCTACCCCTTCAGCTCGCTCTTCACCCAACAGAAACGCCGCAAGGAAGACATAGAGCTCAGCAACCTCCAGGGGAAGTGA
- the mrps11 gene encoding small ribosomal subunit protein uS11m, whose product MYKLNCVLISSVSNVCRQLSASLQASGSSLCGSSGLQRTLCTGAARLQETAASTPKSETTSRGFSRFPPLPGQPSSLIWAGQKFEELPIAHIKATYNNTHIQLTDCAGLSLVRTSCGTEGFKNIKKSTPIAAQSAGLSAAVKASGKGLKFVRVVVKGIGPGRLPAIKGLTMGGLTVVSITDNTPVPHNGCRPRKARRI is encoded by the exons ATGTATAAATTAAATTGTGTATTAATTAGTTCTGTGAGTAACGTATGCCGGCAGCTGTCTGCCTCCCTACAGGCCAGTGGAAGCTCTCT ATGTGGAAGCAGTGGGCTGCAGAGGACATTATGTACCGGTGCTGCCAGGCTTCAGGAGACCGCAGCATCCACCCCCAAATCCGAGACAACCTCCAGAGGCTTCAG CCGCTTCCCTCCACTGCCTGGTCAGCCAAGTTCTTTGATATGGGCTGGACAGAAGTTTGAGGAGTTACCCATCGCTCACATTAAAGCTACATACAACAA CACACACATCCAGCTGACAGACTGCGCGGGACTGTCGCTGGTGAGGACGTCCTGCGGAACAGAAGGCTTCAAGAATATCAAGAAGTCGACGCCCATCGCTGCTCAGTCTGCaggcctctctgctgctgtg AAAGCCTCAGGGAAGGGGTTGAAGTTTGTCCGTGTGGTGGTCAAAGGCATCGGTCCTGGACGTCTG CCTGCGATCAAAGGCCTGACGATGGGAGGCCTGACGGTGGTATCGATCACTGACAACACCCCCGTGCCACACAACGGATGCCGCCCGCGCAAAGCTAGAAGGATTTGA
- the mrpl46 gene encoding large ribosomal subunit protein mL46 isoform X1 — MAAPCSRMASRSLSQFVSCLSRSAVGRTGLRRCSSTSECRATLRSTGVLERTTSPWTLMAAVCLQRLPVISADMSPIEQDFKQMMQQMELEKSVLSDHELRLLEDAERMSRKQTDYYSDDEDDGRDQEIILGQDLEDSWEQRLKSFQPAQRVRADVDQDLTSLERCLGDSLLLLAKQQVAGEKMWLLPQTQWQEGETLRQTAERALASLPAAGFKATFLGNAPCGVYKYKLPKAARTESLVGAKVFFFKAILLDSGAPAAPNASLLWLKKSELQRYLKPVYTMKVERFLLDL, encoded by the exons atgGCTGCGCCCTGTAGCAGGATGGCGAGTAGGTCTCTGTCACAGTTTGTGTCTTGTTTAAGCAGGTCAGCGGTTGGAAGGACGGGACTTCGTCGGTGTAGCAGCACTTCTGAATGTCGGGCCACTTTGCGGAGCACAGGTGTGCTGGAGAGGACGACTTCTCCGTGGACTCTGATGGCAGCGGTGTGTCTGCAAAGGCTCCCGGTCATTTCAGCGGACATGAGCCCGATAGAGCAGGACTTCAAGCAGATGATGCAGCAG atggagctggagaaaaGCGTGCTGTCGGACCACGAGCTGCGGCTGCTGGAAGACGCTGAGAGGATGAGTCGTAAGCAGACGGACTATTACTCCGATGACGAGGACGACGGCCGGGACCAGGAAATCATTTTGGGTCAGGACCTGGAAGACTCCTGGGAGCAGAGGCTGAAGAGCTTCCAGCCAGcgcagagggtcagag CCGATGTAGATCAGGACTTGACCTCACTGGAGCGCTGCCTGGGCgactcactgctgctcctgGCCAAGCAGCAGGTTGCCGGTGAGAAGATGTGGCTGTTGCCTCAGACTCAGTGGCAGGAAGGAGAGACGCTGCGGCAGACGGCTGAGAGAGCCCTCGCTTCCCTGCCAG cagctggtttCAAGGCGACTTTCCTCGGCAACGCCCCCTGCGGAGTGTACAAGTACAAACTGCCCAAGGCCGCTCGGACGGAGAGCTTGGTCGGAGCAAAGGTATTCTTCTTCAAAGCCATTCTGTTAGACAGCGGTGCCCCCGCTGCCCCAAATGCTTCTCTTCTGTGGTTGAAGAAAAGCGAACTGCAGCGCTACCTGAAACCAGTGTACACGATGAAGGTGGAGCGCTTCCTCCTGGACCTGTGA
- the mrpl46 gene encoding large ribosomal subunit protein mL46 isoform X2 has protein sequence MAAPCSRMASRSLSQFVSCLSRSAVGRTGLRRCSSTSECRATLRSTGVLERTTSPWTLMAAVCLQRLPVISADMSPIEQDFKQMMQQMELEKSVLSDHELRLLEDAERMSRKQTDYYSDDEDDGRDQEIILGQDLEDSWEQRLKSFQPAQRVRADVDQDLTSLERCLGDSLLLLAKQQVAGEKMWLLPQTQWQEGETLRQTAERALASLPAGFKATFLGNAPCGVYKYKLPKAARTESLVGAKVFFFKAILLDSGAPAAPNASLLWLKKSELQRYLKPVYTMKVERFLLDL, from the exons atgGCTGCGCCCTGTAGCAGGATGGCGAGTAGGTCTCTGTCACAGTTTGTGTCTTGTTTAAGCAGGTCAGCGGTTGGAAGGACGGGACTTCGTCGGTGTAGCAGCACTTCTGAATGTCGGGCCACTTTGCGGAGCACAGGTGTGCTGGAGAGGACGACTTCTCCGTGGACTCTGATGGCAGCGGTGTGTCTGCAAAGGCTCCCGGTCATTTCAGCGGACATGAGCCCGATAGAGCAGGACTTCAAGCAGATGATGCAGCAG atggagctggagaaaaGCGTGCTGTCGGACCACGAGCTGCGGCTGCTGGAAGACGCTGAGAGGATGAGTCGTAAGCAGACGGACTATTACTCCGATGACGAGGACGACGGCCGGGACCAGGAAATCATTTTGGGTCAGGACCTGGAAGACTCCTGGGAGCAGAGGCTGAAGAGCTTCCAGCCAGcgcagagggtcagag CCGATGTAGATCAGGACTTGACCTCACTGGAGCGCTGCCTGGGCgactcactgctgctcctgGCCAAGCAGCAGGTTGCCGGTGAGAAGATGTGGCTGTTGCCTCAGACTCAGTGGCAGGAAGGAGAGACGCTGCGGCAGACGGCTGAGAGAGCCCTCGCTTCCCTGCCAG ctggtttCAAGGCGACTTTCCTCGGCAACGCCCCCTGCGGAGTGTACAAGTACAAACTGCCCAAGGCCGCTCGGACGGAGAGCTTGGTCGGAGCAAAGGTATTCTTCTTCAAAGCCATTCTGTTAGACAGCGGTGCCCCCGCTGCCCCAAATGCTTCTCTTCTGTGGTTGAAGAAAAGCGAACTGCAGCGCTACCTGAAACCAGTGTACACGATGAAGGTGGAGCGCTTCCTCCTGGACCTGTGA